In bacterium, one genomic interval encodes:
- a CDS encoding C40 family peptidase: MKYAYVTTNLLDLWTEPKFNSERASQLFFAEPLELLGEQEGNYVKVKQADGYTGFADIRHLGEIGADQFRTQVDRAKGVIVTPQAKLLDGDLHAIAPFFLFYGTRVQIAGQNRGFTEVRVPNGDIYLVKANGVNEIPGQGSKIGGNTLVTEAKKFLGVPYLWGGISPTGFDCSGLTQTVCRRFGITIPRDTKDQISAGEQIPRAKIKTGDLLFFKRHVGFAIGSDTVIHSSVGGSGIRINSLTAGKPDYREDLDNDFNQARRIV, encoded by the coding sequence GTGAAATACGCATATGTTACTACCAATCTTCTCGACCTCTGGACCGAGCCGAAATTCAATTCAGAGCGGGCCAGCCAGCTCTTTTTCGCTGAGCCGCTTGAACTGCTGGGTGAGCAGGAAGGGAATTACGTCAAGGTTAAGCAGGCCGATGGCTACACCGGGTTCGCCGATATCCGGCATCTGGGAGAGATAGGCGCCGATCAGTTTCGCACGCAAGTTGACCGAGCCAAAGGAGTGATTGTCACTCCTCAGGCAAAATTGCTGGATGGCGATCTGCATGCGATCGCTCCGTTTTTCCTCTTCTACGGCACGAGGGTTCAGATCGCCGGTCAGAACAGAGGCTTCACGGAAGTCCGGGTTCCTAATGGGGATATTTACCTGGTCAAGGCAAACGGCGTAAATGAGATCCCCGGTCAGGGGTCCAAGATCGGCGGCAATACCCTCGTGACCGAGGCGAAGAAGTTTCTCGGCGTACCGTATCTCTGGGGGGGTATCTCTCCGACCGGCTTTGATTGCTCCGGCCTGACCCAAACAGTCTGCCGTCGATTCGGAATCACTATTCCCCGTGATACCAAAGACCAGATCAGCGCCGGCGAACAGATCCCGCGCGCGAAGATCAAAACGGGCGATCTGCTCTTTTTCAAGCGCCATGTAGGATTTGCGATCGGTTCCGATACCGTTATACACAGTTCGGTCGGCGGCTCCGGAATCAGGATCAACAGCCTGACGGCCGGCAAGCCGGATTACCGCGAGGATCTGGATAACGATTTCAACCAGGCACGACGGATCGTCTAA
- a CDS encoding N-acetylmuramoyl-L-alanine amidase, with amino-acid sequence MWSKNTYRLISPAAMLLFLAVASYAAPDSIQIVYPKQGQTMGSTDSAFVLGSVPKSIMTKGRELIVRVNGAPFPVHQEGTFIGFVPLTSGEFRFDVTAHEKPPKETKKHTKVLSKGSISVVVPAPPVRVSRDTLRIVGDYQPPRGDLMVSAGELIEISFQGTPGGTAWFAIPGIADSVAMSEIPPRSQGYWGDALFGDGQISDSSDPEGVYSGILRVRESFRGDSLRVVYHLKGDRVKAVDTAQAVSGKTSVVSDSSTYRMTINSPAFPFAIRTKDSIIVIRHGIMQGYLAAFQPRGLELLAIGSEGDWYKVKLSETQFGWVNGAQVERVRAGIVPTHSYIKSIRHFSYDDSVVIRMPVSGLHPFRTIQDDRRTLRVQLFGVTSNTDWIRYDFDDSLVDFARWFQPEPGLFELSISLRQNFWGYDCYFASGNFCISLKRPPRNLETLKGKRIVIDPGHSKDPGSTGPSGYTEAEANLAISKEVRDALIAKGATVIMTRTDMKDIPLADRPVIAKRNQADIFVSIHNNALPDGVNPFGEFGTASFYYNLQSIDLARAIHREMVAETGLPDYGVYHGNLAVIRPTEYPAVLVECAFMMLPEQEVLIKSDKFRKQVAKAVTAGIESFCKEFDHGR; translated from the coding sequence ATGTGGTCGAAAAATACCTACAGACTGATTAGCCCGGCGGCGATGCTGCTTTTTCTGGCAGTAGCATCGTATGCGGCTCCTGATTCAATTCAGATCGTTTATCCCAAACAGGGTCAGACGATGGGCTCGACCGATTCCGCGTTTGTCCTGGGGTCGGTGCCGAAGTCAATCATGACCAAAGGGCGCGAACTGATCGTCCGGGTGAATGGCGCGCCGTTTCCGGTCCATCAGGAAGGAACATTCATCGGCTTTGTCCCGCTCACTTCAGGCGAATTCCGATTTGATGTTACCGCTCACGAAAAGCCACCCAAAGAGACAAAAAAGCATACCAAGGTGCTTTCCAAGGGTTCTATTTCGGTAGTTGTCCCTGCGCCGCCAGTTCGAGTGTCGCGAGACACACTGCGAATCGTGGGAGACTATCAACCTCCGCGCGGCGACCTGATGGTTTCTGCGGGAGAGTTGATTGAGATATCATTTCAAGGCACACCCGGCGGAACTGCCTGGTTCGCTATCCCGGGAATTGCCGACTCCGTTGCCATGTCAGAAATTCCGCCTCGTTCTCAGGGGTACTGGGGTGATGCGCTGTTCGGCGATGGCCAGATCAGTGATTCTTCTGACCCCGAAGGGGTCTATTCCGGGATTTTGCGAGTGCGAGAGTCTTTCCGCGGAGATTCGTTGCGTGTTGTCTACCACCTGAAGGGCGACAGGGTGAAAGCTGTCGATACAGCGCAAGCAGTGTCCGGGAAGACCTCGGTAGTCAGCGATAGTTCAACATATCGCATGACAATCAACAGTCCCGCGTTCCCTTTTGCGATCCGAACCAAAGATTCGATCATTGTGATCCGGCATGGGATAATGCAAGGGTATCTGGCGGCATTTCAACCGCGCGGGCTGGAGCTGTTGGCGATTGGAAGCGAGGGAGACTGGTACAAGGTCAAACTTTCCGAGACGCAATTTGGCTGGGTGAATGGTGCCCAGGTGGAGAGAGTACGGGCAGGAATTGTTCCTACACATAGCTACATTAAATCGATCAGGCATTTCTCCTATGACGACAGCGTGGTGATCCGGATGCCGGTGAGTGGGTTGCACCCGTTCAGGACGATCCAGGATGATCGACGCACGTTGCGTGTTCAGCTCTTTGGCGTGACATCGAATACCGACTGGATACGGTACGACTTTGATGACTCACTGGTTGATTTTGCCCGATGGTTTCAGCCGGAGCCGGGATTATTCGAATTATCCATTTCTCTTCGCCAGAATTTCTGGGGATATGACTGCTATTTCGCCAGTGGCAATTTCTGCATCAGTCTCAAGCGCCCACCCAGAAATCTCGAGACGCTGAAGGGGAAACGGATAGTGATCGACCCGGGTCATTCCAAGGACCCCGGCTCCACAGGCCCATCGGGATACACCGAGGCTGAGGCGAATCTGGCTATCTCCAAGGAAGTTCGCGACGCACTCATCGCCAAAGGCGCCACTGTTATCATGACGCGCACTGATATGAAAGATATCCCGCTCGCTGACCGACCGGTGATTGCCAAGCGAAACCAGGCAGATATATTCGTCTCCATTCACAACAACGCGCTGCCGGACGGGGTCAATCCGTTTGGAGAATTCGGCACCGCCAGCTTCTACTACAATCTTCAGTCGATCGATCTAGCGCGGGCGATTCACCGTGAAATGGTAGCGGAAACAGGATTGCCTGATTACGGCGTTTATCACGGCAACCTGGCGGTCATACGACCGACGGAATATCCGGCGGTGCTGGTCGAATGCGCGTTCATGATGTTGCCTGAGCAGGAAGTTCTGATCAAGAGTGATAAGTTCCGCAAGCAAGTGGCCAAGGCGGTCACTGCGGGCATAGAATCGTTCTGCAAGGAGTTCGATCATGGGAGATAA
- a CDS encoding 4a-hydroxytetrahydrobiopterin dehydratase, giving the protein MAENTELTKKRCIPCEGGIPQLTDMEIEELLPRVPGWEVKLITDNGAPIRTIQKRFQFADFRAAMRFLREVEEIAEAEGHHPDFAVHYSKVDFTIWTHAIKGLHENDFILAAKIDALPR; this is encoded by the coding sequence ATGGCCGAGAACACTGAATTGACCAAAAAGCGATGTATCCCCTGCGAGGGAGGCATTCCTCAATTGACTGATATGGAGATCGAAGAGCTACTCCCCCGCGTGCCGGGATGGGAAGTCAAACTGATCACCGACAACGGCGCACCGATCCGGACTATTCAGAAGCGCTTCCAGTTTGCCGATTTCCGCGCCGCGATGAGGTTTCTCCGCGAGGTCGAAGAAATTGCTGAGGCCGAGGGGCACCACCCGGATTTTGCGGTTCACTACAGCAAAGTTGATTTCACTATCTGGACCCATGCGATCAAAGGGCTTCATGAGAATGATTTCATTCTCGCCGCCAAGATCGACGCTCTGCCGCGTTAG
- a CDS encoding T9SS type A sorting domain-containing protein yields MKPLLLLVAIALTISCEAPPRTSKGNSVDQEYPNPFSPTTTLQYEVTTADTVTVVIYNLTGQVMDTVVRAFQEPGIKTVKLDDRKISSWKEGIYFYRVTIGDISYTKKMVLMK; encoded by the coding sequence ATGAAACCACTCCTGCTATTAGTCGCGATTGCTTTGACTATCTCCTGTGAGGCTCCACCCAGAACTTCGAAAGGTAATAGCGTAGACCAGGAGTATCCAAACCCATTCAGCCCTACCACAACGCTGCAATACGAGGTAACAACAGCCGATACGGTCACAGTTGTTATTTATAATCTAACTGGGCAAGTCATGGATACAGTAGTTCGGGCATTCCAGGAACCCGGGATAAAGACTGTGAAACTCGACGATCGAAAGATTTCGAGCTGGAAAGAGGGTATCTATTTCTATCGCGTGACTATTGGCGACATCTCCTACACCAAGAAGATGGTTTTGATGAAGTAG
- a CDS encoding N-acetyltransferase, with translation MPSPLIRRYTPEDAEAVAAIIDHFALNTFVSYNSQPYGKMITERFNTQTDDYPNYVVEIEGKVVSSGGLRPVHPGDTVKQTGEIGYSFFPEYTGRGLGSLLLERIETDARTLGMISLVASISSRNEQSIAFHLKHGFVECGRFRRAGIKFDQEFDIVWMQKFL, from the coding sequence ATGCCCTCCCCCCTCATCCGCCGTTACACGCCTGAAGATGCCGAAGCCGTTGCGGCGATCATCGATCATTTCGCGCTTAATACCTTCGTCTCGTATAATTCCCAACCATACGGGAAGATGATCACCGAACGGTTCAATACACAAACCGATGATTACCCGAATTACGTCGTCGAGATTGAAGGCAAAGTGGTCAGCTCAGGCGGACTTCGCCCGGTTCATCCCGGCGACACCGTCAAGCAGACTGGCGAGATCGGCTACTCGTTCTTCCCCGAGTATACCGGGCGCGGATTGGGGTCGCTGCTGCTTGAGCGGATCGAGACAGATGCTCGCACGCTTGGGATGATCAGTTTGGTGGCATCGATATCTTCTCGCAACGAGCAGTCAATTGCGTTTCATCTCAAGCATGGGTTTGTCGAGTGCGGACGGTTCAGACGCGCAGGAATTAAGTTCGACCAGGAGTTTGATATAGTGTGGATGCAGAAGTTCCTATGA
- a CDS encoding AAA family ATPase, producing MLRIKSFRIKNYKSISDSGECYVEEGVTILAGRNESGKTSILEALEDFDVERHIREDAKPIGMSEALPEIALTFTADKESINEIFGKMEVERSVSGNIELRIVKSFPDKYRITEETAKRAKVSFESEVVERLALARASLNQIQKLLKKLSGTLQPLPELTLKVPKSDLAIFNKYKLITQIPLSTLANTPDKDLLLAALESFPNLLTDLEWATQLDSVFLEHLTSRWVPNFILFSSFEDVFPNKIPYAELTTNQWIKDLSVVSDLDVDVIQNAIDREKHRHKTDVNLRLNKDYEKFWTQDLTRLSVDWDSQNLQFWIMEDGYPFEPSLRSKGRQWHLAFYVKVSARAREGVPNVILIDEPGLFLHAKAQADILGNLEDCSKSTQIVFSTHSPYLLEADKLNRIRLIQRSRKRGTEVINRVHTATDKEALTPVLTAIGLDLKSGILNHSQMQNVVVEGPSDQYYLTAFKCLCNWKDINFVFGGGSGNMPIVGTILRGWGCDVIYLFDNDMGKKNGQQNLRNNWLVSKDLTLAVSEEVGTIEDLFDKRDFVSHILQDERIEFDCSNSEYLKKLRLNKVLIAKQFLERARAKGGLTLQQVTLKRLDALVGSIRKALRASKEPAQ from the coding sequence ATGCTTCGTATCAAGTCATTTAGAATCAAAAATTACAAATCGATTTCTGACAGCGGAGAGTGTTACGTCGAGGAAGGAGTGACTATTCTGGCTGGAAGGAACGAATCCGGCAAAACGTCCATCCTTGAGGCGCTTGAAGATTTCGATGTGGAACGGCATATTAGAGAAGATGCGAAACCGATAGGGATGTCCGAAGCTCTGCCCGAAATTGCATTGACCTTCACCGCGGATAAAGAGAGTATAAATGAAATCTTTGGGAAAATGGAAGTTGAGAGGTCAGTCAGCGGCAATATCGAGCTTCGAATCGTTAAGTCATTTCCCGACAAATACCGCATTACCGAGGAGACTGCAAAGCGTGCTAAAGTCTCCTTTGAATCCGAAGTCGTCGAGCGTCTCGCACTTGCTCGAGCAAGTCTGAACCAAATACAGAAACTACTCAAAAAACTATCAGGTACACTGCAACCCTTGCCTGAGTTGACGCTAAAAGTACCCAAGTCGGATCTAGCAATCTTCAACAAGTACAAATTGATCACACAGATTCCACTCTCGACTCTTGCGAACACTCCCGACAAGGATCTACTTCTTGCGGCACTCGAGTCATTTCCCAATTTATTGACGGATCTTGAATGGGCCACTCAACTTGATAGCGTGTTCCTCGAGCATCTCACATCGAGATGGGTTCCGAATTTTATTCTCTTTAGTTCTTTTGAAGATGTGTTTCCTAATAAAATCCCTTACGCCGAATTAACAACGAATCAGTGGATAAAGGATTTGTCTGTTGTTAGCGACTTAGACGTTGATGTAATTCAAAATGCCATAGATAGAGAGAAGCACAGACATAAAACCGACGTAAATTTACGCCTCAATAAGGACTATGAGAAATTTTGGACTCAGGATTTGACAAGATTGAGTGTAGATTGGGATTCCCAGAATCTGCAATTCTGGATTATGGAAGACGGCTATCCATTTGAACCAAGCCTCAGAAGCAAAGGACGTCAATGGCACTTGGCATTTTACGTGAAAGTCTCGGCCAGAGCGCGAGAAGGCGTCCCTAACGTAATCCTAATTGATGAACCAGGGCTGTTCCTTCACGCAAAAGCTCAAGCTGACATACTAGGGAATCTTGAAGATTGTTCTAAGAGCACTCAGATAGTCTTCTCTACTCATTCACCGTACTTACTTGAGGCAGACAAACTGAATAGAATCCGGCTAATTCAGAGATCACGAAAACGAGGCACCGAAGTCATTAATAGGGTGCACACAGCTACCGATAAGGAGGCTCTCACGCCAGTGCTCACAGCGATAGGGCTGGATCTCAAGAGTGGTATTCTGAACCACAGTCAGATGCAGAATGTTGTTGTTGAGGGACCCTCTGATCAGTACTACTTGACCGCATTCAAATGCCTCTGCAATTGGAAGGACATTAACTTCGTGTTTGGTGGCGGTTCAGGGAATATGCCGATTGTCGGCACCATACTGCGGGGTTGGGGTTGCGATGTCATTTATCTATTCGACAACGATATGGGCAAGAAGAACGGTCAGCAGAATCTAAGGAATAATTGGCTCGTCTCTAAAGATCTTACATTGGCGGTTTCCGAAGAAGTGGGGACGATAGAAGACCTGTTTGACAAGCGTGATTTCGTGTCTCACATTCTACAAGATGAAAGAATCGAGTTCGATTGTAGCAACTCCGAATATCTGAAGAAATTGAGATTGAATAAAGTGCTAATTGCTAAGCAATTCCTCGAGCGAGCCCGTGCAAAGGGTGGGCTAACTTTGCAGCAAGTTACTTTGAAGAGGCTCGACGCACTGGTAGGTTCGATACGGAAGGCTCTGCGAGCAAGTAAGGAGCCAGCCCAATGA
- a CDS encoding proline--tRNA ligase, which produces MRWSQTYIPTLREQQAEAELISHQLLLRGGYIRKLAAGVYIYLPLMNRVIDKFSNIVREEMNAAGGLEITMSVLCPAEVWQQTGRYTTVGKEQMRMKDRHQHEMILCGTHEETVTHLVAGEVKSYRQLPLHLYQIQVKFRDEIRPRFGLMRGREFIMKDAYTFDADEASFMKTYDRMVQAYFNVFKRAGIDVVKVESDTGAMGGKAAHEFMLLVDTEAGEEVILFCEKCNYAANREKATFRDPLNIAKETDHKPMQVVDTPGAATIEQVTSFLKVPATKLVKTLIYMADGQPVAAMIRGDRDLNEVKLKNALKAIDLTMATAEQVTEFTKAPVGFAGPVGLKDVTILVDPLVESMANFVVGANQNEKHIINVNLGRDFTASQVVDLSAARGGDICPNCEAHMVAKSGIEVGNTFMLGTKYSIPLNATFLDAEGKENPMIMGSYGIGITRTPQASLERFHDEKGIIWPKNLAPYLVQLIPLNLANEPQKVAAEAIYAALNQAGIEVLYDDREERAGVKFNDADLIGLPIRITIGDKSLKDGNVELKARAEGTMELVPVAGVVEAVQKLASRLP; this is translated from the coding sequence ATGCGCTGGTCGCAGACATACATTCCGACTCTCCGTGAACAACAGGCCGAAGCCGAACTGATCTCCCACCAACTGCTGCTTCGCGGCGGCTATATCCGCAAACTCGCCGCAGGAGTCTATATCTACCTGCCGCTGATGAACCGGGTGATCGACAAGTTCTCCAATATCGTCCGTGAAGAGATGAACGCCGCGGGCGGACTTGAGATCACGATGTCGGTTCTTTGCCCGGCCGAGGTCTGGCAGCAGACCGGTCGATACACGACCGTCGGTAAAGAACAGATGCGGATGAAGGACCGTCACCAGCACGAAATGATCCTTTGCGGCACGCATGAAGAGACCGTCACTCATCTGGTCGCCGGCGAAGTCAAAAGTTATCGCCAACTGCCGCTGCATCTCTATCAGATCCAGGTGAAATTCCGCGATGAGATCCGCCCACGTTTCGGACTGATGCGCGGCCGTGAGTTCATCATGAAGGATGCATATACGTTTGATGCCGACGAAGCCTCGTTTATGAAAACCTACGACCGGATGGTCCAGGCTTATTTCAATGTCTTCAAGCGGGCCGGGATCGATGTCGTCAAAGTTGAGTCCGACACCGGCGCGATGGGCGGCAAAGCGGCGCATGAGTTCATGCTGCTGGTCGATACCGAAGCCGGGGAAGAGGTGATCCTCTTTTGCGAAAAGTGCAACTATGCGGCGAACCGCGAGAAGGCAACTTTCCGCGATCCACTCAATATCGCCAAAGAGACCGATCACAAGCCGATGCAGGTTGTCGACACGCCGGGCGCGGCGACAATCGAACAGGTGACGTCGTTCCTGAAAGTGCCGGCAACCAAGCTGGTCAAGACACTGATCTACATGGCTGATGGTCAGCCGGTGGCCGCAATGATCCGCGGCGACCGCGACCTGAACGAAGTGAAATTGAAAAACGCTCTGAAGGCGATCGACCTGACTATGGCGACCGCCGAGCAGGTGACCGAGTTCACCAAAGCGCCGGTCGGCTTTGCCGGACCGGTCGGCCTGAAGGATGTCACTATCCTGGTTGACCCGCTGGTCGAATCAATGGCGAATTTCGTCGTGGGCGCCAACCAGAACGAAAAGCACATCATCAATGTCAATCTGGGGCGTGATTTCACAGCTTCCCAGGTGGTCGATCTGTCGGCGGCGCGTGGTGGCGATATCTGCCCGAACTGCGAAGCGCACATGGTTGCCAAGTCTGGTATCGAAGTTGGGAATACCTTTATGTTGGGTACTAAGTACTCTATACCGCTGAATGCGACTTTCCTGGATGCCGAGGGGAAAGAGAACCCGATGATCATGGGGTCATACGGGATCGGAATCACACGGACGCCGCAGGCGTCGCTGGAGCGGTTCCACGACGAAAAGGGGATTATTTGGCCGAAGAATCTGGCGCCTTATTTGGTCCAGCTTATCCCGCTCAATCTGGCGAATGAGCCCCAGAAAGTGGCCGCCGAGGCAATTTACGCCGCTTTGAACCAAGCCGGGATTGAGGTCCTTTACGATGACCGGGAGGAGCGCGCGGGGGTCAAGTTTAACGATGCTGACCTGATCGGCTTGCCGATCCGTATCACTATAGGGGACAAGTCGTTAAAGGACGGTAATGTCGAGCTGAAGGCCCGGGCAGAGGGGACGATGGAGCTGGTGCCGGTTGCAGGCGTGGTGGAGGCGGTCCAGAAGCTGGCATCAAGACTCCCTTAG
- a CDS encoding ribosome maturation factor RimP yields MAEDLKQKVLDLIEPALRAEGFEIADMALSRYRTSVLMRVYVYGESGPTLAQCSHLSNVIGNVIEGTELFAGGYTLEVSSPGLDRPLKTSRDFRYRVGETVKIAFVDSKRKAITAEIVSATEDSVTFREKDKEFDVPLAEIERAKIQF; encoded by the coding sequence ATGGCAGAAGACCTGAAACAGAAGGTATTGGACTTGATCGAACCGGCGCTACGGGCGGAAGGATTCGAGATTGCCGACATGGCGTTATCACGCTATCGGACAAGCGTGTTGATGCGTGTCTATGTGTACGGCGAGAGCGGTCCTACGTTGGCCCAGTGCAGCCACTTGTCGAATGTCATCGGCAATGTGATCGAGGGAACCGAACTGTTTGCAGGGGGTTATACACTTGAAGTGTCCTCCCCCGGTCTTGATCGACCGTTGAAGACTTCCCGGGACTTTCGGTACCGGGTTGGCGAGACGGTCAAAATCGCCTTTGTCGATTCCAAACGGAAAGCAATAACGGCCGAGATCGTCTCCGCGACGGAGGATTCGGTCACGTTTCGCGAAAAGGACAAGGAATTCGATGTCCCGCTCGCGGAAATAGAGAGAGCAAAAATACAGTTTTGA
- the nusA gene encoding transcription termination factor NusA: MAFDMLEAMTLIAREKNIDFDAVVETLEASLLAAAKKKYAYTDNITFKFDRKANELSMIATKKVVNQVNDPNIEIPLIDAKELDPEAQLGDELDIYLDYEFEFGRNAINSAKQILIQKIREAEHERIYNEFIDKVGTLVTGVVQQIDKGNVIVNLGRGEAILLVKEQIPREKFRQGDRIRAYILDVQKTPRGPQIILSRVNNEFLRALFALEVPEIYEKIIEIRAIAREPGERAKIAVYSSDERIDPVGACVGIKGVRVQSIVRELNNERIDIVPFTSNPEVFVTRALAPAKVTAIDVFDAEKKMTVAVEDEKLSLAIGRNGQNARLASRLTGWKVNILAESEYNDQKKREAEMLVPVGDLEGIGSKIRDRLIEADISSIQRLAAASVETLMKIEGIGQKTAETLIERAKERVVEIERDRLAADKLSVATSTVSVADDKLAESDLFHTDAEMAAEEAAEEDDDDEDDDDDEDDDTDEEEAGSDGEAEDESKGK; the protein is encoded by the coding sequence ATGGCATTCGACATGCTCGAAGCAATGACCCTGATCGCCCGCGAGAAGAATATCGATTTTGACGCGGTCGTGGAAACCCTGGAAGCCAGTTTGCTGGCGGCGGCGAAGAAGAAATATGCCTACACGGACAATATTACCTTCAAGTTCGACCGCAAAGCCAATGAACTGTCCATGATCGCCACCAAGAAGGTGGTGAACCAGGTGAACGACCCGAATATCGAGATCCCGTTGATCGATGCCAAAGAGCTCGATCCGGAAGCGCAGCTTGGGGATGAACTGGATATTTACCTGGATTACGAGTTTGAATTCGGTCGCAATGCGATCAATTCGGCCAAGCAGATATTGATCCAGAAGATCCGTGAAGCGGAGCATGAGCGGATATACAACGAGTTTATCGACAAGGTCGGCACGCTGGTCACCGGTGTGGTGCAGCAGATCGACAAGGGGAATGTGATCGTCAACCTCGGGCGCGGTGAAGCGATCCTTCTGGTCAAAGAGCAGATCCCGCGCGAGAAGTTCCGCCAGGGAGACCGTATCCGGGCGTACATTCTCGATGTCCAGAAGACGCCGCGCGGGCCGCAGATCATTCTGTCCCGTGTCAATAACGAGTTCCTCCGGGCGCTCTTTGCGCTTGAGGTTCCGGAGATCTACGAGAAGATCATCGAGATCCGGGCGATCGCCCGCGAACCCGGTGAAAGAGCCAAAATCGCGGTTTATTCCTCGGATGAGCGAATCGACCCGGTGGGTGCGTGTGTCGGGATCAAAGGGGTACGAGTGCAGAGTATCGTCCGCGAACTGAATAACGAGCGGATCGATATCGTGCCGTTTACTTCGAATCCCGAAGTATTCGTGACGCGTGCGTTGGCTCCGGCCAAGGTTACCGCGATCGACGTGTTCGATGCCGAGAAGAAGATGACGGTCGCCGTAGAGGATGAGAAGTTGTCGCTGGCGATCGGCCGTAATGGGCAGAATGCTCGGCTGGCGTCCCGACTGACCGGATGGAAAGTGAATATCCTCGCTGAATCCGAATACAACGACCAGAAGAAGCGTGAAGCTGAGATGCTGGTGCCGGTGGGAGATCTTGAGGGGATCGGTTCGAAAATACGCGACCGGTTGATCGAGGCGGATATCAGTTCGATCCAGCGATTGGCAGCTGCCTCGGTTGAGACGCTGATGAAGATCGAGGGGATCGGGCAGAAGACGGCGGAGACGCTGATCGAGCGAGCCAAGGAGCGGGTGGTGGAGATCGAGCGCGATCGACTTGCCGCTGACAAGCTGAGTGTGGCTACTTCGACAGTCTCAGTCGCCGATGACAAGCTGGCGGAGAGCGATCTCTTCCACACGGATGCGGAAATGGCCGCTGAAGAAGCAGCCGAAGAAGACGACGACGATGAAGATGATGATGATGACGAAGATGATGATACGGATGAAGAAGAAGCCGGGAGTGACGGCGAAGCGGAGGACGAGAGTAAAGGGAAGTAA